In Dasypus novemcinctus isolate mDasNov1 chromosome 23, mDasNov1.1.hap2, whole genome shotgun sequence, the following proteins share a genomic window:
- the LOC101443236 gene encoding zinc finger protein 394 isoform X2: MSSWLSAQRVDAEAGHCVKAARLSGGAAPPVREGLLIVKVEEDSSGGLESDLPGDCQDSETFRQLFRQFRYQEVAGPEEALSRLREFCRRWLRPELRTKEQIVELLVLEQFLTILPEELQVWVREHGPESGEEATAVVQAFQRALVGATPQVWKQDLRTKT; encoded by the exons ATGAGTTCGTGGTTGAGCGCCCAGAGGGTTGACGCTGAGGCGGGACACTGCGTGAAGGCGGCGAGGCTCAGCGGCGGCGCAGCCCCGCCCGTGCGGGAGGGACTTTTGATAGTGAAAGTGGAGGAAGACTCCTCCGGAGGTCTGGAATCCGACCTGCCCGGGGACTGTCAGGACTCAGAAACTTTCCGACAGCTTTTTAGGCAGTTTCGTTACCAGGAGGTGGCTGGGCCCGAAGAGGCTCTGAGCCGGCTCAGGGAATTTTGTCGTCGGTGGCTGAGGCCCGAGCTGCGCACCAAGGAGCAGATCGTGGAGCTGCTGGTGCTGGAGCAGTTCCTGACCATCCTGCCCgaggagttgcaggtgtgggtgCGGGAGCACGGCCCCGAGAGCGGGGAGGAGGCGACGGCCGTGGTGCAGGCCTTTCAGAGAGCGCTGGTTGGGGCCACACCGCAG GTTTGGAAACAAGATCTGAGAACAAAGACTTGA
- the LOC101412069 gene encoding zinc finger protein 394 isoform X1 produces MSSWLSAQRVDAEAGHCVKAARLSGGAAPPVREGLLIVKVEEDSSGGLESDLPGDCQDSETFRQLFRQFRYQEVAGPEEALSRLREFCRRWLRPELRTKEQIVELLVLEQFLTILPEELQVWVREHGPESGEEATAVVQAFQRALVGATPQALATFKEVAISLPREECEQLDPAQRDFDRERVQKDHGNTFSLSLETRSENKDLIPKQEILEEAGQQRWLQEEGFQKKAPLFSAFGLTHNDRVEKQKRNPSVLKVENSEDQGFTSMSDFNKNGSFKEGDCKKSRFGNRAKCSNFVLDPHSQTTERPNNSAVGGNNCKQSLDVVKLQTSIDSEGNVHSPGLLGTQRQFREERPYKCDDCEKSFKQRSDLFKHQRIHTGEKPYECQECGKSFSQSAALIKHQRTHTGEKPYMCPKCGESFRQSSHLNRHQRIHSGEKYYKCDECGEVCHISNLFRHQRIHKGERPYKCEECEKSFKQRSDLFKHQRIHTGEKPYGCSVCGKSFSQSATLIKHQRTHTGEKPYKCPECGESFRQSSHLIRHQRIHRNKISSF; encoded by the exons ATGAGTTCGTGGTTGAGCGCCCAGAGGGTTGACGCTGAGGCGGGACACTGCGTGAAGGCGGCGAGGCTCAGCGGCGGCGCAGCCCCGCCCGTGCGGGAGGGACTTTTGATAGTGAAAGTGGAGGAAGACTCCTCCGGAGGTCTGGAATCCGACCTGCCCGGGGACTGTCAGGACTCAGAAACTTTCCGACAGCTTTTTAGGCAGTTTCGTTACCAGGAGGTGGCTGGGCCCGAAGAGGCTCTGAGCCGGCTCAGGGAATTTTGTCGTCGGTGGCTGAGGCCCGAGCTGCGCACCAAGGAGCAGATCGTGGAGCTGCTGGTGCTGGAGCAGTTCCTGACCATCCTGCCCgaggagttgcaggtgtgggtgCGGGAGCACGGCCCCGAGAGCGGGGAGGAGGCGACGGCCGTGGTGCAGGCCTTTCAGAGAGCGCTGGTTGGGGCCACACCGCAG GCGTTGGCAACATTCAAAGAAGTGGCCATATCCCTACCTAGGGAAGAGTGCGAACAGCTGGACCCAGCTCAGAGGGACTTCGACAGAGAGAGGGTGCAGAAGGATCACGGAAACACGTTCTCGCTGA GTTTGGAAACAAGATCTGAGAACAAAGACTTGATTCCAAAGCAAGAAATTTTAGAAGAAGCAGGACAACAGAGGTGGCTACAAGAAGAAGGGTTCCAGAAAAAGGCTCCCCTATTCTCTGCGTTTGGCCTTACCCACAATGACAGAgtagaaaagcagaaaagaaatcCCTCTGTGTTGAAAGTTGAAAATTCTGAAGATCAAGGATTCACTAGCATGTCGGATTTCAACAAGAATGGTTCCTTCAAAGAGGGAGACTGTAAAAAGAGTAGATTTGGAAACAGGGCCAAATGTTCAAACTTTGTTCTTGACCCGCACAGCCAAACAACAGAGAGGCCCAATAATAGTGCCGTAGGTGGGAACAATTGCAAACAGAGTTTAGATGTGGTGAAACTCCAAACATCTATTGACAGTGAGGGAAATGTCCATAGCCCTGGCCTTTTGGGGACCCAGAGGCAATTCCGTGAAGAAAGACCTTATAAGTGTGATGACTGTGAGAAGAGTTTCAAACAGCGTTCAGACCTCTTTAAACACCAGAGAATCCATACTGGTGAAAAACCGTATGAATGTCAAGAGTGTGGGAAAAGCTTTAGTCAGAGTGCAGCCCTCATTAAACACCAGAGGACTCACACAGGTGAAAAGCCGTATATGTGTCCTAAATGTGGGGAAAGCTTCAGACAGAGCTCCCATCTAAATCGGCATCAAAGAATCCACTCAGGAGAGAAATACTATAAATGTGATGAATGTGGGGAAGTCTGCCATATTTCTAACCTTTTTAGGCACCAGAGAATACATAAAGGGGAGAGACCCTATAAATGTGAAGAATGTGAGAAAAGCTTCAAACAGCGCTCTGACCTCTTTAAACACCAGAGaatccacactggagagaaaccttatggaTGTTCTGTCTGTGGGAAAAGCTTCAGTCAGAGTGCAACACTCATTAAACaccagagaactcacactggagagaaaccttataaaTGTCCTGAATGTGGGGAAAGCTTTAGACAAAGTTCGCACCTTATCCGGCACCAAAGAATCCATAGAAATAAAATCTCATCATTTTGA